GCGCGCCGACGGCGAGTACAAGCTCAGAGGGATCGAGGCCCGCCAGCGCTCGACGCCGCCGTTCGTCGCCGAGCGCCAGCGCGAACTCGTCCAGCGGTTCGACGAAACCCGCGATCCGTCGGCAGTGTGTGACCACCTTCAGGGCACGCTCGCGACGCTCCGCCGCGGCGACGTCGATCCAGAAGAGCTGGTACTCACCACACGCCTCTCGAAGTCGCCGGCGGCCTACCAGCAGGCGACTCGAACCGAGGCGGCGCTGCGGCGGTGTCGCCAGCTCGACCGAACGCGCCACCCCGGCCAGTCGGTTCGGTACGTCGTGATCGACGATTCGGCCCGCCAGCCCGAGCGCGTGCGCCTGGCCGAGGAAGAACCCGACAGCTACGACACAGAGTTCTACGCCTCGCTGCTACTGCGGGCGGCCGCGAGCGTGCTCTCGGCGGTCGGGTGGGACCTCGATCGGATCGATCGCTATCTCCGAGAGACCGTCGACGCGTGCCTGGACGCCTTCGGTGGATAGTCGCCCCTACGTCCCGTGCTGCCAGGAGTCCATGTACTCGCGCTGCTCGTCGGATAGCTCGTCGATCTCGATGCCCTCGGCGTCGAGTTTGATCTCCGCGACTTCCCGGTCGAGTCGGTCGGGCACGTCGTGGACGCCGGCGTCGTACTCCGCACCGTTGAGAGCCATTTCGCGGGCGCAGACGGCCTGAATCCCGAAGCTCTGGTCCATGACCTCGACGGGGTGGCCCTCGGCTTTCGGGGCCGCGAGGTTGACCAGCCGACCGTCCGCGAGGACGTTGAGCTGGCGGCCGTCGGGCAGGACGTAGCCGGTGACACCGTCGCGGGCCTCGATGACCTCCTCGGCCATCTCCTCCAGTTGTTCGAGGTTGATCTCGACGTCGAAGTGACCGGCGTTGGCCAGCAGGACGCCGTCGCCCATGACCTCGAAGTCCTCCTCGGTGATGACGTCGCGATTGCCCGTCGTCGTGACGAAGATGTCGCCTTTGTTTGCAGCCTCCTTCATCGGGAGAACCTCGAAGCCTTCCATGTGTGCTTCCAGAGCCTGTCGCGGGTCGATCTCGGTGACGACCACGTCGGCGTTCAGTCCGGCGGCCTTCTTGGCGACGCCTTTGCCACACTGGCCGTAGCCGCCGACGACGACGGTCTTGCCCGCGATTGCGAGGTTCGTCGTGAGTTCTATCGCCGTGAGCGAGGCCTCGCCCGTGCCGTGGACGTTGTCGAACAGCCGCTTCATCGGCGTGTCGTTGACGGCGAACATCGGATAGTCGAGCGCGCCGTCGTCGTCCATCGCGCGCAGCCGGTGGACGCCCGTCGTCGTCTCCTCACAGCCGCCGACGATCGAGTCGATGAGTTCGGGATACTCCTCGTGAATCAGGAACACGAGGTCCGCGCCGTCGTCGATAGTGATCGTCGGATCGTGGTCGACTACGGCGTGCATCGCGTCGTAGTAGGCCTCGTCGTCGACGCCGCGTTTCGCGTAGGACGTGATGTTGTCGGTGGCGTTCAGCGCCGCGGAGACGTCGTCGTGGGTCGAGAGGGGATTACAGCCCGTGATGGCGACTTCGGCCCCGGCGGCCGCGAGCGCCTCGGTCAGGACGGCCGTCGTCGCCTCGACATGCATCGCCATGGCGATCGTTTCGCCTTCGAGTGGTTTCTCGGCCTCGAACTGTTCGCGGAGGTGCTCGACGATCGACATGTGCTGGCGTGCCCAGTCGATCTTCTTGCGGCCCTTCTGGACGGCCGTTTCGACGTCGTCGAGTCGCTCGGCAATCGGCTGCTCGGTCATATCTCCCCAAATGGTCAGGGGTGGCAAAACACTGCCGAAGCCGACCGAGGGCCGGTCGTCACGACGAGAGAGCTATCGCTGACAGAGCGGTGAAAACAGAAGAA
The Halapricum salinum genome window above contains:
- a CDS encoding adenosylhomocysteinase produces the protein MTEQPIAERLDDVETAVQKGRKKIDWARQHMSIVEHLREQFEAEKPLEGETIAMAMHVEATTAVLTEALAAAGAEVAITGCNPLSTHDDVSAALNATDNITSYAKRGVDDEAYYDAMHAVVDHDPTITIDDGADLVFLIHEEYPELIDSIVGGCEETTTGVHRLRAMDDDGALDYPMFAVNDTPMKRLFDNVHGTGEASLTAIELTTNLAIAGKTVVVGGYGQCGKGVAKKAAGLNADVVVTEIDPRQALEAHMEGFEVLPMKEAANKGDIFVTTTGNRDVITEEDFEVMGDGVLLANAGHFDVEINLEQLEEMAEEVIEARDGVTGYVLPDGRQLNVLADGRLVNLAAPKAEGHPVEVMDQSFGIQAVCAREMALNGAEYDAGVHDVPDRLDREVAEIKLDAEGIEIDELSDEQREYMDSWQHGT